TCCCGGTTCTCCTTCACCGTTTCCCACCTCAACTCGCTCAAGCCATGGTACCtgagcaccaccaccaccaccaggagCGCCGTGGTGCCCACGGCCAGCCCCTCCCTCATTGGCGCCTCCCCGCTCAACGCCCGGTCGTTCTCCTTTGCCTCCTCGGCCCCCCAGTCGACGCCTTGGGTCGGCATTGCCGGCGCGGCCATCAGCCGGAGCATACCGTCCACTCCTTCCTCAGCTCCGCCATGCAGGCCGCGTCAGCCGCAGCCGAGGACGCCGATGCCGTCGTTCTTTCAGTCTCCGGCAACGCTGTTCTCGTTCAAGAAAGAGGGGCGCCTGAGCAGAGTGGAGAGGGAGCGAGAATCGTTTCTGCCGTTCCTGAGATTCTACCGGAGGCCATACGACGAGGCGGTGTACCGAGCCAACATGCGGCCGCCGCTCAGCGGCCTAATCTCCATCGTCTCCCACCACGACCAGCTCAAGCAAAGGCGCAACAAGATTCAATCTCCTCCTGCTCTCACCGCCTCAACGAAGTAGCAGCGGCCGCCGCCGCATTAATGTTCCCAGATTCGatggaaaagaaatattttgcaCTGCAAAAGAATACAAATAAGTATTGCATGAGAACGACATGGACGTTCACCGAGCAAACACGGCGTGCGTGGGAGGTCGTTCGAGGGACGAGGTTGGTGTGCTTCGTGCCTGTGGCGCAAGCAGAGGAAGGGAAATGGCCATGCCGTGGCCGCCACGGTGATGCCGCACCACGTCACAGTGGTGTATAATGGTGTGGAAGACAACGCCAAGGGATAGGAACATGTGATGCGGTCTACGGTCTGTGCCCGCTAGCCTTTATCATTTGAAGAAGTCAAAGGGGAAGTCTTACCGTGTCGAAGCTTGAGAATGTAGAAGAAGTGTCATCTTCTACCGTGAAGAAGCCTTCGAAAGGCATTTCTAGTGCCATTGATGAGATCAAGAGTGAATGAACAGTGCTCCTTTTGCCTCAGTTTCTCCTGTAGGCGATAGCTTCTCGCTCctatcaattcatgcacatctgacatgcctaataataataatcacaaaaatGATACAATAATAATagcataaaaacataaaaatgtaaataaaaataaataagagcGATTGCCTTGAAAAAGCCCCTAAAGTTCGGCTTTTGTATTGGTTTTTTGGGCAAGAGAACTCATGTCTTTATTT
The window above is part of the Musa acuminata AAA Group cultivar baxijiao chromosome BXJ2-6, Cavendish_Baxijiao_AAA, whole genome shotgun sequence genome. Proteins encoded here:
- the LOC103989044 gene encoding uncharacterized protein LOC103989044 isoform X2; the encoded protein is MSSMRSWLMGWRMWQVMTTRPGPSWYILLQLPPLLPWQHLFFSITPIHLTGLPHQARLSETSFPEVVPSVVGLHSGSRCIIHGQKCRPVCASFRCQLFQIAEIFPPIVYGHAEDYLGLLPGAPAQGFRDRSSLPLFLSVEGRSAVRRAVGGHGGGVVAGLRGLARGRILHVAPEDGLLPLRSGCGQSRQLRVVPVLLHRFPPQLAQAMVPEHHHHHQERRGAHGQPLPHWRLPAQRPVVLLCLLGPPVDALGRHCRRGHQPEHTVHSFLSSAMQAASAAAEDADAVVLSVSGNAVLVQERGAPEQSGEGARIVSAVPEILPEAIRRGGVPSQHAAAAQRPNLHRLPPRPAQAKAQQDSISSCSHRLNEVAAAAAALMFPDSMEKKYFALQKNTNKYCMRTTWTFTEQTRRAWEVVRGTRLVCFVPVAQAEEGKWPCRGRHGDAAPRHSGV